The DNA segment GTAAAAAATACCTTTAAAAGCTATTCTGACGTGTACTCTGTAAATCTGCTTTAAACCCTgaatttactaagtgaaaaaaaggTTACGCTCACTGCTGAGTGAAGCATTTTAAAAGGCAATCACTTCTCAAGAAAGTGTCAATGTGATGAACTTTTGCAGCTTGTCTGATTCTTCAGATTCATATTCATATGTTGCACAAATTCTGTAAGCTATGTTACTAATATAAAACATTCACAGCAGACATGACTAGCTAGCACATACTCAGCAACAAATCAGTCGATCTCACAAAATCTGACAACAACTTATCCAGGTCCGAAAATAAAACACCCATTTTGCATAAATGTAAGCCTATTTTTTTcattactgtaattaaaaataattatgaaaatgaacaaaacaaaaaagatattTAGCATAAAAAGCCTATTTTCTCATTTCTGAAATGCAAAAACAATCCCATTCTCATTTATGTAATGGAAAATAATTGTGAAGAAAACTGTAACaatacacaaaaaacaaacaaacaaaaaaaaacagatattttgcataatgtttttctcatttccataatgcaaaaaaaaaaaaaactcattagtATAATTTAAATAGCAGTATTATACATTATTTGTGATGGCAATAATTATGGCTAATGATTGTTCTTAAAAATGATTATGCaaagcatgtttttaaataggTAGAGTAAACTAAGCCCTGAACACGTTCTTTCTGAGATTCCTAACGTTTACATTCTAGTCTTGAAAAGGTTTGAATCAAATACAGCTATTCACATCGGACATTGGCActgatattatatatgtatatttttttacatcacCTGAACACAACATATAGCCTACTTCGCAGCGGTTCACTTATAAAACTATTTAGCATTTAAAAACGaacaataaataaacagcttTGTCAAGAGACAGACTACTAACACAAATGGACTAATATGCATCACATTGTCGTTGTATCCGTGTGCAGCCGTGATAGTGTTCTCTTCCAGCGTCTCCTCTCGACACACTGCAGACGGGGGAAAAGGGAGTCGAATCTCCATCGCACCCCACATTTCAAGCTTCATCCACGCAGTGAATCCTAGAGATAATACGAGTCATCCTACATCCGGTTATGAACTAAAGAAATAGTTCTCTTGTGAAAAGATTCCTGGAACACAGATACATGTAGTAGcacaattataaaaatacaatttcacaatcCCTGTGTGCTGCAGACAGTTCAGTAGCTCATTATCAGTAGACACAGTCCTCGTCCTCGCTGGTTTTGACTGGATTTCCGTCCTAGCGAGAGTCTCGTCTGCTCAGTGAAGGCTTAGCTGTCTTTGCTGATTATTTCCAGTAAAAGCGGAGACACATCAGGCTGAATGTCCTGGATTTTCAGCATTTGTTTTGTATACTCTTCATTCATGCTCCTCATCTCGGTCAGGCATGACATGATCTTTGGGTACAGCAGACTTGCAGGTGGAGAAGGTTCAAATGAAAGTGCAATCAAAGATTTTTTACCCCCTTAGTAAGACAGAAATAAAGAGTTCTTACTGTTTATTTGGCTCGGACCGCTTGGCCTCAATGTAGGTCTTCAGGGTGAGTGCTACTATTTCCTGGTTGCGGTCGATGATGCTGTGATGTGTCACGCCGGGGCGATCTGgggatgaaacacacacacacacacatgcgcgtgTGTGAGAGGTGAAACAGCTGGCTGTGTGTGTTGGATGTGTGTGTTGAACATCATCTGAAGTACCTGGTGAGAAGAGCGAGATGGCCTGCATCAGCACATACTCCTCTTCATGTAAGTGCAGCTTGCGCAGAGCGTAATGGAAATTCATCATATGGTCCAGAAGATGGCGCTGGAAGCCGGCTGAACAGTGAGGGAGGAACGAAGGGAAACATGTCAAAACATGGGAAAGGATGAAGGGTAAAAAAACAGGATACCTACTGCAAGGTGAAACATTACACTAGATGAATTTATTAATGTTTCGATTTTAAGAGGAGAATCGTTTTCGTTGATACAAAACGAAACCTGAAATTAGTAAATGTAGATGAAACTTAAAACGTGTAAATATTGTCTTTGCAACTAATTGAAAATTGATTTagtttaaaaatggaaaatattccGTTCATAAAAACTTCAACAGGAAAATGTGTAAAccttaaatagaaataaattaaagctatatataactttaaaaaaatttaaataaatcgaaacaaaattttgtttaaaattttaacttgaattcaaataataaaaaaagattaaatagtaaatttaaaacactaaaaactaaaactaaaaaaaaaaaactcacatcaAACTTTAGTTTAAAACATAAATTGAAATGAAgatttgtcctcatttgtaagttgctttggaaaagcatctgctaaatgactaaatcttTCAATTGTTGttagaatttgtaaaaaaaaatattttcagcttTGATGTTTTAGAAGATTGTGATgaaatcacaaaaatatttttttaaagttagttttagttttatatatatataaagaaaagaaaagtcacATCTGATAAGTATTAATATAGTCAGTGTGCAAAGctcaaataattttctattttgtaAGAATTAGATTGAAAATATTCATGCTGGCTCTAAATTAATTTCTGAATTCAGACATGTAAACTGCAGCCTTTATTCACGCAAATGTTTTCATTTGATCTCCATTTAATCTTGACTGAAGACTAGAAGCACCGGAGATGTTACTTTGTTTGTGACATTTCCCGGTGATGGCTACCACACGTCGACACGGTAAAGCAAGGATTCATAAAACAATGCAAGGGTTCATTAAACAGAAGAGCTATTGTGAATGACAGCTGTATGAAATGAGTTGTCAGGGTGATGACATACAATATGACATTGAATTCAGAGTTCATTTTAAAGCTTTAACAGCTGCCTCTAAGAAACTGGAGATAGAGAGTAATTAGTCAATATATAATGAAAAGACACTTCTCCAGCTGCTATGGAAACTTAGCCTTGAAAAGcagatcaaaataaaaaaaaatcaaggatgGACTGGAGCTTTTAATAATGCCACCACAGGCTTTAATTATGCCACATAAGGGTTCTTATTGAAATACTCATAATACAGTAGAAGCtttgaaaatgcagttttatactGCTAAGCAGGTGTGGAACGCTACACAAACATGAGGTTAAGATACATAGCTCTGTTTTGACGTGTTTTTTCGGTTTGcaggaggggaaaaaaattaactttgtttttttattattaaataatgttttactgaACGAATTGcattttcttgaaataaaatcaattacaATTAAAACTGTCTTAGAGATAAAAATCTACCTCATCTTAAGCTATAGGGAGCACTTTTACTTTACAAGAGCCCACCATTCAGTCGCTATTTATTTTTACGTATAGTAATCAACACtcaaattaaaaatgtgtatGCAAGCATGTAAATTGCACATAATGCAGTTTTTGAATTAACCTCtaaattatacaatttttatttgttgttgaaatGCAATAATTTACACAACAGCTGCCATAACTTgattcataaatttttttttttttttttttttttaacaaaaccttCATTAAATAATCAAGACGTCACTATCAGGTAAAGTAAGATATAATAAAGTGAAATAGGCCATTATTTCTCAAAATGCTCTTAGTCTTCCTTTCTCTGGCAAATAACGAGCTGTAGACATTGGTGACTTGCCTGAGGTAAATTAAATGCTACGTGACATTTTGTTCACAAGCTGTTTTACTGACGTCTCTCCgcggttgaaacactgattgagtgaTTACATGAGGTGTTCATTCATGTTTCATTTGCATTAAAGCTAAAGATGAAGGGATGATCACGCGCTCTCACGAGAGGCATTCATATAACGATCGGTCTCATGTACATCAAAGAGCACCAAAACGGCATTTCATGTCTgaatttcctgaaaaaaataaaagaatgattGGCTTAATACACTTGCGTAccgtaccaaaaaaaaaaaaagtatgtatacCGTTAAAGCCTTACTTCTAAGTTACAGAAACATGAGCAATGGATCAGATGTCATGCTTGGCTAGTGACATGTCTTTCACACAGGTTTCTTTAACCAGTTTCACTGCATTTCATCTGCCTGAACTCTCTCGGTTCACTGACACATTTTTACAGCGTGGCACTTAAAACATTTCAGACTTAGGCTGTGTGAAAGGATTAATGCTGAAGTGTGTCATGTCCACTAGCAGCAAAggtaatgactgttttcaaactggTTTTCCACTTTCCCGTCTGCAGTCCAACTGGGCCAGACAGTCCTGTCCCAAAAACATACTGCTGATGTTGCTCTGGTGATGCTCAAAACAGGGgaatctctcttttttatttggAGCTTGTTTCTGCAGTAATTGCGTCTTTTTGATCTCGcagttctgaattttttttttgcactaaagtcAAAATTGTGGGATATAAACCTGGAATTAGCAAGATATAAATACAGAATTTAGGATATAACCTCGCAATTCTAAGACATGTCAGAATTAGTAAATACAAACTTGCAATTGCATGAAAAATAGTCCAAActctgagataaaaagtcgcaattaccttcttttttttgtggtttgccaattaaaaaaaaattttttttttgataaatataaagtaattGTGGGATAAAAAGTCAAatgacctttattttttattctgctaaaaaaaaaaaaaaaaaaattgtgaacaaTATACTCagaattaatatataaaagtaaagaaaaaaggaaaaaagttgcaattaaatatatatatatatattttttttaatttcttggtAGAAACAAGCGTCCATAgtctctgcatatatatataaacctttatATAAACCTTTAAAATAGGTCttatatttgaagtaaaaaaagaagtaaaaagtTGAACTGACACAATCCCATTTAAAGTAATGCCAATAAACGCAGACTGACACATACTAAGGCAGGAAGTGCTTCCTGAGAACTTCACAGTATCATTTTAAAGAAAGCCTGGCTACTCAGTTCATTTTCTCTCTGAGATGTTATTAGCTCTGCCTCCATCTCGCTCATTATTCTTCTGTCCCACTGTGCTCCCAACACCTCTCTAGCACTATGGGGGGTTTCTCCTGCAGTCTTCCCCTCTTCCCCTTCCTCCTCTTAACTGGAGGGTTATGCCTGTGGCAGataccttttccgtccttcatCAAAGTGGTTGGGCTTTATCTCCTGCTTTGTTTGGTCATGGTCACATGGCTTTCTTCCTCTTAAGCTCTACACTGTATTGTACTTGCGCTGTTCACGGAGTACAATGAATGATAACTGCGCATTACAAAAGTCTGATGAGGAGACTCCAGAATGACACACCACTTATTTACAGGAACACAAAACCATGAGAAACCATGGAAACCTTTGGTTAGTAGTAATAGGTCATCTAACCCTAGTGCTGTGTGTGGGGATGGAAATGCATGCTTGCCTCAGGCTACATAATCTAGAAGACTTGGAgttggatcttgtgttctgcatcAAGGAACATCTCAAGGCTACATTTTACATAACTGAACAAAGCTCTTAACTTAGAAAACCTCatgctattttaatattgtttcaaAACCCATCGTTTTCtgattaacatttttacattatctgttaattactattttatattcacaattaaaaaaaaaaaatcaaaagacactaaatatattctaaaacCCTTTCTAATATGagatcacaaaatataaaaacactacaaattttaaaggttttttacaatttatttaactgttttattaattttatcccgtttttttttttttttttatggttgtattcttttttttgccTATGTGTGTCTTGTGTCCCCAATTGGGGGGGCATCTTCTCCTGGGTTAAAAAAGGTCTTTTAAAACAGGTCTACTATAAAATTAATTTCCTACAAATGTACTGAACTGAACCAAGACACCACTGTGTAGTATCGAACCGAACCATGCATTTTATGAACCGttgcacccctaatatatatatatatttatattttacatttatccaTACTGAACAGGATTCATCTCAAACAAGTCAAGATGAGGAATCaagagaacatttatttgaaataaaattattttgttgcaactgtaacattataaatgtcacttatgaccaatttaatgcatccctgttgaataataaaaatctttCTAATAGTGACCTTGAGGTTAAAGGAGATCTACGAAGCCCCTCACCTCTCATGGCGTCATCCAGGCAGTACTGCAGCGGGCCGCACTCCCAGATGCCCGTCACCTCATTAAAGAACATGTTGAAGTGGATCAGAATGATCTCAAAGGTGGCTCCTTTCAGCAGCGCGATCTGGTCCTCTATGATCAGAGCCCTGCCATCCAAAACACAACACCTCCATTAGAATCTAACAGACCACCAGTGATGAAGCTTTAATTCAGATGGAAGAGCCAGTATTCACCTGAACATTGTGAGCGTTTTGCTGAAGTTGATTATATTCTTGATCATGTGCGTGGTGAGGTCTGTAAAATGTGGCAGAGTAGTGAAAATGACACTTTTATGCTGCTTCCGCTCTTTAGTCTCAGGACTCTGAAAGGTGGAGGAAGGGGTGGAGGGCGAGGTAAAGCTGATGTTCTGTGGCAGTGCATCTTCAGACAGTGTTTTGTGCACGGTGGCTTGAAAGACCCTGCCACTGTGTGGTTCTAGACCGTCCTCAGAAATAGATTTCTGATCGGGATCTAAAGGCTGCGGAGATAAAGCCTCTGATGAAAAACAAGATTTCATTCAGTAGACACTTTTGTCTGACTCTCAAATCAGAATTAAGTAAATATGTTACCCGGAACTGAATAAAGTTGGTGCAGGTCATGTCGAAGGTCTTGTGATGTGCAGTGAGCAGCTCCTGTATGACAGTTTCCTGTTGAGAGGAGAGTGTTACAGGCTCCTCCTGCATCCTCTTCCTCCTGATCTGCATCCTCCGCTTCTCCACGGCCTCATCCGACATGATCACTGAAGAAAACAACCGCATGAACTGAACTGAAGGTTACACAAGCACATTTTTATACACAAttaggtataaaaaaaaatacactaataaTTGTAACATTACGAAATTTaaaccattttctatttgaatatatttttatatgtaatttattcctttaatgcaaagctgaatgttcagcatcattattccagtcttcagtgtcacatgatccttcagaaatcgtattattatcaatgttgaaaatagttgtgctgcccagtatttttgtggaaaccgtagttctttgatgaatacaaagcctgaaagaacagtatttatttaaaacttctgaccaattaaatgcatccttactgaatgaaagtattcatttttgaacagcatttatttatacattaaacaTGCTTATTGTATTACACATGCTAGAAAATAAGTGAAGGGTGACTGGGTTGTGATAAGTGACATGGTAAAAATCTGCAGAGTAGAACAAATTGAAACATGTTTCATGCTGGTGAACACACAGTTTATATGCTGCAAGCGGTCTTATTGTTTGATAAGATGCGCAGTCTACAGACTAATTCAAATCTTCAACAACTGACTTGGTTGAAGATCCATTCATCACTCTAATTATTATCATTAGGCTATTGAATGTAACCATTAATCAAACATTTGTGTCTTATATCACACTGCCTTGAGCTCTGCTTTCTTGAGGATTCGGGAACACGGAAAGTGTAGCTCAATCAAACTTACGTTCCCTCTTCATGCCGATGGAGAGGCATTTCTGGAGTCTGCAGGACTGGCACTGTCTCCTGTTGCTCTTAGTGATGACGCAGGCGTTCTGAAACGGGCAACAGAGCTGTGCGGGGCGCTTCATGGCGCGccttacaaacaaacacacacgtatAGAGTCAATCTTACTGATTGCAGAAAAAAGTAAGAAACTGCAAGATAAGAGCATGACTGTACCGGTGTATTTCATGcaaagtatactacaaatatatttacatacttTATAAAATATCTGCCAATATCTGCTAAATCAGAACgattaattttgtacttaatgcactttaattgtgagGAAGTAACTAACTATAGAAGTATATCTGAAGTATATCCGATTGTGCTAAAGTGAAACTATTGTAATTATACtttaggtacactttaaatatcttacaTTAGAAGacagacattatttaaaaaaatcatacaatcaATATCAATAGtagcattaaaacacattttaagaaaTGTGCACGGTGTGCACAAGTGATTCTCCAAATAAAGTTTGGCAGCGGCTATTTGCAATTAGTGAAAATAGCAATGGAttttatttacactaagtgaaaacaGCATATTTTCTTAGCAAAAGAGGCTATTTACACTACATGCAAATAGCAATtagattctatttacactatgttaaaatagcaggattttcatCTATTTATACTACCTATTGCAAAAAGTGCACCTCAGTAtaatagtacattataaaacagtatgcaataacatATTGAGTATAAATTATACACAGACCATAACACTACCCGATACATTATGTTCAACTTCTtgattattttcttaatttttattgaaaataattgcctTTCCGATGTGATATAAAAGTTTGGCAAAAGATGGATTCAAAACTTGGGTCAGTCGCATCAAAAAGACTAAGGTATGCGCTTTAGCATCTACACTTTTACTAGGGTTAACTATCAtaccacaaaataaatataacacaGGTCAAATGTTAGTTCACAAATAATCAGAGGAGTGCACTAAGAAGGCATTTCTTGAccctttcattttaaatatcccttttgaagtgttagttcacccaaaaatgaaatgtctatcattatttactcactctcatgtctttACAAACCTTTATGATGTTGTTTAAAAGAGCTAATAAAAATATTACGTTTTAGAAAGTTTTGGCTGTTGTAGTCAACACAATGAGAGTCGAGGAGGTCCGAAACAACACTTCAAAAATATCTTATATAGTATAAACATTgcaaagacatgagggtgaataaataataataacaataaaaacaacttttattatttttgtgtgagCTATCGATTTAAAACCAGACCCTGCGGTCTATTAATTACAGTATTTGTATGTATATGGCAATAATGATTCAAAAGAGCAACAATGTCAATAGAGGCTAACACTGCtttctttaaaaagcatttgaatattcacatattttgtatataaacCAATATAATTCCcatgtttttaaaaatgctgaAAGCACCCTGGGAAACAAACAATTACCGTGTGACTGCAGGTGTTCACAGACGACGTGTTGTGAAGCGTGTGGGCTGGCCACCAATTCAGATGGTCTACTGTACTCTATAATTACTTTCTGTTTCAAGGGCtgctttcaaaaaaatatatggaACTCACAACAATCAAAATTGCAATGATTTAGCAGTTTTTAAAGAGATAATGTTGCTaaacagaacattattttgtgtattttgtataatgaaatgtgtttatgcagtttaaggttaaaaaaaaaacattattttccacataatatacattcttgtttttcctctatgcctgacctttctgaaatgcatcgatttctacaaagctcatcggtcataaaagcaaggtgtgctctgattggctacctatccagtgtattgtgattggacggatgcctcaagcgtgtgatggaaatgttacgcccctcatcATACTGTGATGATGTGTGTCCcgacaaaacaagacaaaaacaataaaacacatccAATCAGTTTGCTCACTGACCTGAAGAAGCCCTTGCAGCCCTCACAGGTCATGGCGTTAAAGTGGTAGCCTGTGGATTTGTCGCCGCATACTTGACAAATTTTGGGCTCATCATCCTCCTCGGTTTCTTCCTCAGAGCCGTCACCGTGTCCCGAGTCGTCCAGGGGAGAAAGCTCCTCCAATTCTTTACTCATCCTGAGCTGAAGTAAGCACTGCAACAAAGGGCACACGTCACTATATCACACACATCCTCTCATTACCACCAATGACGTCTCTCTTCATAACGAGATCAAATAGAGAGGACTTCCTAAAACTGAAAAGCAAAGGCTACTGAACATCCAAAATTAGTCTGCATTCACTAAACTACTACAGATTAATTTACTATGACTCCAAACAAGAAATAGGTGGATGGAAAATTACCATTAAACATACAGCGCTATGAGGACAATCAGGATAATTACCTCATACTGTACTGCACTGTACTGCTGTTAATACCGGCTCCTGCTTTAATCTTAACCTTTTGCACATCCTTATAATATTTGCACAACTACAGAATCTGCCTCCAGCACACAATATCCAGAGACATAATATTTGCACTGCCTCAGTACAGAATGGGAATATTGTAAATTGCCTTGGTCAACTCATTTCACACAAAGCAACTTCGTGTCACTTTGCATTTGTCACACCACtgcatattatatttttgtagcactttacatgtgtgtgtgtgtgtgtgcgtatatatatatatacatatacatatatatatatatatatgtatatatatatatacatatacatatatatatatatatatatatatatatatatatatatatatatatatatatataccgtacacacacacacactcactctagAGTACAGaatatcccacacacacacacacacacacatacacctgtgCAACATCTTTatgcaattttaatatttaaattgttataatcatttattaaaatatttaataccagcatgcattatttaaatacatattaatgctCTATCTGAACTGGTTCTAAAAGGAAAACACGCAGAGAAAGCAAGAGAGAGGCTGATTGCAATCATACATAATCTTTAAAACAATTCAAACGTCATGGAAATACTAATTTAATGAATTCTCTTTTCATTTGAGAGAAGAAATACAGTTATgttaaatgattttgaaaaaaaaaaaaaaatctaataacacAATGCAATGGGACAATTTCAGCAGTGTATTCAACTTACTAATATCACATCCATGGTTCACAAAAATGACTAAATCTAAGCCACCTTTTACTACCGAGCTGTCTGAAAGCTCCAGTAATAAAATCACAGTGAATGAATCATGTATCAATCATCACATAACCATTAGACAGTTATTTATGAGCAGGCTGTGAATGTGATTGTAAAGCAGAGCAGGTGTTCAGAGTTCAGGAAACGTACCCTTTGCATGATCCGTGTAGAGCAGAAATCTAGAGCGTGTCCTCCAGGGCAAGACCTTTATCCTAAATAAGCTTTTGAGAGAACACGgtgcatacacacacagcaaTGCCAAGCAAGCTGAAATTACGTGTTGCCATGGTATCCACGTGGGACCACTAAGCATTGGTCAAGTCAGACTCCCGCTCGAAGCCACAATACTGAAGTAACTGCAGCACAACAGTCTATGTGCCTATTCAGAGGAAGAAGAAGGTCCCTTTAGGATTTTTTTCTCTCGCTGTGCACGAGGGGAAAAGCACTTCAAGGGAACAGAGTTGATGTTGAATAACAAAAACCACTTATTCAGTCTTCTTTACCTATATTTTTATCATACAATATATTGTTACAAGtggcttattttattatttacatttaactttAATGATTCTGTTCTCTGTTGTGTGtaaacagttaacatttatatttattaatttagcacatGAATGTCTTAgcaacttataataataata comes from the Carassius gibelio isolate Cgi1373 ecotype wild population from Czech Republic chromosome B9, carGib1.2-hapl.c, whole genome shotgun sequence genome and includes:
- the LOC127964367 gene encoding nuclear receptor subfamily 1 group I member 2, with translation MCLLQLRMSKELEELSPLDDSGHGDGSEEETEEDDEPKICQVCGDKSTGYHFNAMTCEGCKGFFRRAMKRPAQLCCPFQNACVITKSNRRQCQSCRLQKCLSIGMKRELIMSDEAVEKRRMQIRRKRMQEEPVTLSSQQETVIQELLTAHHKTFDMTCTNFIQFRPLDPDQKSISEDGLEPHSGRVFQATVHKTLSEDALPQNISFTSPSTPSSTFQSPETKERKQHKSVIFTTLPHFTDLTTHMIKNIINFSKTLTMFRALIIEDQIALLKGATFEIILIHFNMFFNEVTGIWECGPLQYCLDDAMRAGFQRHLLDHMMNFHYALRKLHLHEEEYVLMQAISLFSPDRPGVTHHSIIDRNQEIVALTLKTYIEAKRSEPNKHLLYPKIMSCLTEMRSMNEEYTKQMLKIQDIQPDVSPLLLEIISKDS